GAATCAAAAAGACATATCTTGAACTGATTTTAATCGGCGTTTTTGCAAACAAGATGCGTTTGGCGTATTAATTTTTTTGTAAAACCCGCTTAAAGCGGGTTTTTATTTTTTAAATCCAGCTTATAGTGCAAAGGCTTGCATAACCGTATCGACGTTTTGTTTGGTGAGGTCTTTGGTTAGAAAGGCTTTGATTTTTTCTGTGGTGCTGGTTTTGAGTTTCTTTTCCACCTGAGCGTGAATCGGGCTCGAAAGCGAGAGGTAGAGTTTTTCTTTGTTCTGTTCGGCGAATTGGTTGATGAATTCCGCGAGGCCGTCTACCACTCGGTTGGTGCGTTCCAGATCGCTTTTGGTTTCGTAGGAGCTGCTGCCTCCGGCGGTGGAGTTGTTGTAGTCGCCTGATTTGTCGCTGTAGATTTCACTGAGCTTGCCGTGTCCTTCAATGCTTTCAATAGATTGGTAGGCCTGTAGAGAGACGGTTTTTTGTTCTGTTTGTTGGATGGTGAATACTTTGATTTTGCCAAGGTCAGCAAGTAGGACATAACCGATGATTTTGCTCATAATCGTTCCTCCTTTTTGAGTTTGCCTAAATAACATAACAAAAAGACAGACATAAATATATGTTTTTTATAGTGATTGCCATGCAATCTTGTTTTGTCTCAATTTTGTTAAAGCAATGCCGAGCTGCGTTGTTTGGCTTTTGTTTTGAGAAAACGCTGGGTAACTACGCGTTTGATTTGTATGATTAAATTCGTTGTTATTGAAAATAATCCTAGACAAAGTAAAGCGTTCGTTGTATTGTTTGTGTAGCTAGAAATTAGGCCTAATATTTACAATCTACATTTCGCTGTTTTACTCGTAATACCTCGTCCTGCAGTTTTAAGTTCCAAGTCTCCATTTTTAAGCGTTACCGCCTTTGAATAGGCAATCATATTTTTTAAATTACAGGATTATTATTATGTCTAATACAGTTACAGGAACCGTTAAGTGGTTCAACGAAACAAAAGGTTTTGGTTTTATTGCACAAGAGTCTGGTCCAGACGTCTTCGCTCACTTCAGCGCTATCCAGGGCGACGGTTTCAAAACTCTAGCAGAAGGTCAGCAGGTAGAATTTAGCGTGACTCAAGGGCCAAAAGGGCCACAAGCTGAGAACATTGTAGCGGTTTAATCGATACAATCAGTCAGTTGATCATCGGTAAGAATCCGATTGATCTAAAAAACCCGCTTCAGGCGGGTTTTTTTGTACCTGTAATAAAGCATTTGGGCTTTATCGGCTGTTAAATATGGATTTAATCAGTTTATGTTCTGATTAATATTTCCATAGCTTTGTAGTCGCTTATTTGCAGTAGAATGGAGCCACTTTATATTTGCGGTAACGGGCTTTAGATGGCATCACAATTCGAATTGTTGGTTTTAGGTAGTGGGGCGGGAGCTTCAGCGGTTTATGATAATTTAACCAGCAGTAGTTTTATGCTTTGCCATAAGGGTGAGCCTTTTTGCCTGGTCGACTTGGGGTTGGGTGTGGGCCAAGCCGTTCTGCAATATTTCGGCTGTTTTCCCAAGCAAGTCATTATTAGCCATAATCATTCAGATCATGCCGGCGACCTTCCTGTGGTATTGCGTGTAGAGCTGGCGCAGGAAAACAAAATGCGGGTCATCTGTCACGCAAATGTCGCACAAAGATTGAAAAGCTCTCGTATCGCCGAGCATCTAGAGCAGTTGAGCGCAGATGAATTGGCAAGCTGGCAAGCTCTGGACGATAATCAAAGCGTGGCGATCGGTCATGGTTTGTCTATTGAGTTTTTTCCCGGTGTCCATTCGGAAACCAGTTACGGTTTTGTCCTGACCGATGATGTCGGCACAAAGCGGTTGTCCTATAGCGCAGACTCAACCCTATGCCTTTCTTTATATGAAACCTTGTCACAGGCCGAAGTTTTCATTATGGATGCACGTGCGCAAGAAAACCGTTGGCATGCCAGTTTTGCAGAAGTGAAGCCGTGGTTGACCGATAAGCGTTATATTTTAGGTCATGGTTTAACCCCTGAAGAAGCGCAGAGGCAATATCCCGATTTGCCTTTATTGCTTGCGGGGCAACGCATTCAGTTTTGAATACCGTTAAGTTAGTCATTTTAGAACACGAAATATCAAGGTAAAGAGTTGTAAAAATTATGAATATCGCGGCACTGGTTAAGCAAGTGATTAGATGGGTGTATGGGTTGTCACCTTATTTTTGGGTGGACAGATACTACAAACATCAGGAGTTCGCCTTTGCGGCAGAATCAACCGATTGGCAGGTTATTCGTGATAAAAGACTTTTTTTATCCGAGTTTTATATCGTCGGCTGGTTGGTATTGTCGATGTTATTGGTGCTGGTTTTTTCGATAGCGGATGTTACCCGCGCGCTATCGGCAACCTTTATTGCCGGTTTCAGTTTGGCGGATGTTTTGGTGATGCTTTTTCTATTGCGCATTTTAGGGGTGCTTAATAAAGAGCTAGGCGTGATTCTATTCGGTATTTGTAAGATTACCGAAGGCTCAATGGTCTCGGCTACCGGCAGGGTGATTGTCTTGGCTTTGACCAATTTTTTAACGGTGATGTTTTTATATGCAGCAATTTATCAGCTTAAAGGGGCTTTTGTTAAGTTACCGGATTTCTTCAGTGGCATGTCTTCATTAGCCGGGTTGATTCAATCAATCCATTTGCAGTTTACGATGAATACCGCCTTTGATCCAGCCGATGCCTTTACCTGGCTGGTGGGTACTTCCCAGGCCATTTTTTGTTTTGTATTTGGTACGATTGTCATCTCTCTTTTTGTCTCCTTATTGAATGTGAAGCCGTTAAAGGCGTGATCCATTAGCCGACGATTGATGATAGGAAAATACTTAGCGGGTGATTTGTCATGCAAGCCATTACGACCTTAACAGTGCGGTGTCCTTATTGCGGTGAAATCATCGAGGCGGTGATTGATTGTTCGGTGGCCCAGCAAGAGTATATCGAGGATTGTGAAGTCTGTTGTCGACCGATCGTTTTCAAGGTATCGATCAATGAATCCGGTGAGCCTGATGTGGCGGTATTTTCGGAAAACGATTAGCTTTAAAATATTAGAGCAATAAAAAAACCCGCACTAGCGGGTTTTTTATTGATTGGGTCAGTTCTTCATGCTTAAAGGTTATTTTTGACCTCATGGCGCAAGCCGATATAAAGGCTGACACACATTGCCAGTAGCACTATGGTGAAGGGCAGTCCAGTGGTAATGGCTCCAGCTTGCAGGGCGCTTAATGCCTCCTTACCGCCAATAAACAATAAGGCCCCGGCAATGATACCTTCCAAAACCGCCCAAAACACGCGTTGTGTATAAGGCGTTTTGGTTTGTCCTCCGGCAGTAATGCTGTCGATCACCAATGAACCGGAATCGGATGAGGTGATAAAAAACACCAGCACCAGAACAATGGCGACAAATGAGGTGATTTGCGCTAACGGCAATTCATGCAACATTTGGAACATCGCCAATTCAACCTTATCCAAGCCATCTGCCAAAGGTCCGACACCGGCTTGAACCTGCTCCAAGACCGAGCCGCCGAAAACCGACATCCAGATAATCGATACCACGGTTGGGACTAACATTACTGCGATCAGAAACTCACGAATAGTGCGGCCTTTGGAGATACGGGCGATAAAAATCCCGACAAATGGTGACCATGAAATCCACCATGCCCAGTAGAACACGGTCCAGCCGGTGTAGAATTTATCGTCTTCGCGACCAATCCAGTTACTTAGTGACAGAATCTCTGTGGCATAACTGGTCGTGGTGCTGTAAATCGTGCCCAGGATGGCCAGTGTTGGCCCGACAATCAGTACAAACAGAAGCAGCAGTGCCGCCATCGACATATTGATATTGCTCAAAACTCGAACGCCGCCATTGACTCCGCGCATTACAGAAAAGATAGCGATAGCGGTGACCCCGATAATAATGGCGATTTGTACATTGGTGGTGGCGGGAATATCAAACAGATATTCGATACCGCCGGCGGCTTGTTGAGCACCAAAGCCTAGCGAGGTCGCCAGACCGAAAATGGTCGCGAGTACAGCAAGAATATCGATAAAGTCGCCGATCGGTCCCCAGACACGCTCCCCTAAAAGAGGGTAGAAGGTCGAGCGCACGGTAAAGGGTAAATCGTGGTTATAGGCAAAAAAGCCGAGCGCCAAACCGACTATGCCATACATTGCCCAAGGGTGGAGCCCCCAGTGAAACATGGTCGCCCCCATTGCCATATCGGCCGCTTGCGGGGTATTGGGATCGACATTTAATGGCGTTCCCCACCAATCGGTGTAATAGGCCAAGGGTTCGGCAACACTCCAAAACATCAAGCCGATTCCCATGCCGGCGGCAAACAGCATGGAAAACCATGATAGGCGTGAGTATTGTGGTTTTGCTTGCTTGCCACCCAAGCGAATTCTTCCCATTGGGCTAAGAATAATAAACAGGCTGAATAATACAAAAATATTGCCGCCGATCATAAAGAGCCAGTCGAAGTTTTCAATGGACCAGGTTTTGGCGGCGTTGAGTGTGTTATTGGCGGCTTCGGGAACCATCAAGGTGGCGACAACAAAGGTAAGAATCAGTGCTGAAGAAGCGAGGAAAACAGGGTTGTGAATATCAAGGCCAAGTACTTGGACATTGTCTTGGCCGACCTCATAGTCGGTGTCAATTAATGGCTGTTCATCTTGCATGGGTACTCCATATTGTTGAAAACTTGCTTTCATTCTAACAAGTGGAGCTGAAAACTTCAGGAATCCAGGGATTACTCTGTTTATAGCGTAATAAGTTATTTATTATTTGGTTCGCGTTACAATTCAACAGATTCAATAACATAAGCTAACCAGTGTCATAAGCGATTGAGAGTAAAAGGGGGTTGGCGATATGCGGTTGACTGGCCATGTTGCGGCAGGGGTTAACTATAATATAAATAGTAATTGATGCTGATTTTTGCTTAAATTGAACAGGGTTGTTAGGGTTGGATTGATGGTTTTTGTGGTTTAAGTCGTAATAAAGGATTTAGGTGTCTACGTTTTTTTCGTTTGCCCGTTTTAAGACATTGTTGTCGTTGAGCCTGCTGCTGTGGTTGGCATGGTCGACCCATGCCTATGCACAAGTCTCTACAGAGGCGCCAACAATCGACTGGCAGCTTTACAGTATCGATGACAATCAACGCTTTAATGAAGATTACCCTGAAGGCGTTCAATACTTGCCCAAGGCCGATAATATCTCTTTGGTGGGTGGGCACTATCTGTATGCCGGTGACTTCAGTGTCGATAAAGCCGGATACTATGTCATCGACTTTAAAAACACCTCTGCCATCGATTGGTTTGTACTCTATCTTTATGACTCGCAAAACACCTTGATCGCGAAAGCCGAAGGCGGCATAGGTAACGATGCCGACAATCCTTTTTTTATGCGACATGGGCGCAAGTTCGATTTGCCGGCAGGGCAGTATCAGTTGATAGCGGAAGTCAATTCTCCATACTATATCGCCCAACCTGAACCATATATCAATCGTCTCGATGCTTATCAAAAGCAGATTCGCCTGGGCGATGCGATTGTCTTGATCGGCATCGGTATTTTTCTGGCAATGGGCATTTATTATGGCGCTTTGTCTTTTGTCAGCTCACGCAAGACCGAAATTTTTTATGCGTTGTTTATCTTTTCCAATCTGTTATTTAATTCTGGCGCGCATTTGCTTTTGTCCCAGGTTTTCGGCTGGCACAATTTCTACCTGGTGTCGTTTCCCATCCTGATATCCAACCTCATTTATATTCTGTTTGTGATGCGCCTGCTGGAAATCCATCAAGCGAAAAACAAGCGCCTTTATCATTTAGGCAATGGCGCACTGGCCTTATTGGCGCTGTTTGCACTTTACGGCATGCTTAACCCGAACTGGATTAACGAGATGGCGCGTTTCGGTGTTTGGGTGTTTTTATTGTATGGCTTGATTGCCGGGATAGGCCGTTCCATGCAGGGCAGTGTCGTGGCACGTTTATATCTGGTGGCTTTGAGCGCATTTATTGGTCTGGCGAGCATGGCCACCATTCCGACCACTTTGAGTTCGAATAGCATTAATGTCGAACACTATGGTTTAGCCGCCATTGCGGTGGAAATCGTCTTGTTGGCGCTGGTGTTGACCTATCAGGTCGGCGAGTTATATCGCGAGCGCATGAATATATTATTACGTTTGGATCGTAGTAAAAAGATGGCGCATACCGATGCGGCCACACAAATCCCCAACCGTTATGCATTGGAAATCGCTTTGGCGTCATTTGATCAGCACTCGTCGTTGATCTATATCGATATGGATAATCTCAAATATTACAATGACCGTTACGGCCACGCCAAGGGCGATGAAATGCTTGCCATGTTTGCCAAGCTGATGCTTAAAGGCTTGGGCAATAACGGCTGTATTTATCGTGTCGGTGGTGATGAATTCGCCGTGACTTGTCCGGATGGTAATGTAACCCGGGTGGAATTGTTGATCACGAGGGTGATCGAACAGATGCAGGAGGGCGGTTTTAAGGATGCTGGCGCCAGTTATGGGGTCGCCTATATGCATGAGGTCGCCAATACCTCGGATCTAAAGCATCTTGCAGATTTGCGGATGTATGAACGCAAACAGCAGCGCCAGAACTGAAATATCGACTCCTATCGAAAAATTAAATTTTAGCGATTTCTTTTCCCTGTTTATCGTTATAAGATGGTAGCTAACGCTTGCAAAGCGTTTATCAATCAAATACTTGTTAATCACTTGTTAATGGGTTTCGAAGGACCACTTTTGCTTTTTAACAAATTTGTTGTATGCAAAGGAGTTAATGTATGTGCAGTAAATCCAACAAACTTTACCTAGTCATCCTTTCTCTGTTGTTCTCTATTCCTGCTTTTGCTTCAGAAGAACTCGAGGTTAAAATCACCGATAAACTTGCCCAGCTTGAGGTGATCCATAATGGTAAGCCTGTGGTGATTCAGCGTAATCAAGATCAGGGCAATATGATTGACGAGGACTTCGCCTTGACTTCACGCGCCTGTCCGCCATTTTGCTTACAGCCGATGAATTTGCTACCGGGGGTCAAGACCATCGGTGAGTTGGAGCTGCTCGAATTGCTCGAGAAAAAAGCCAAAGGTGATAAATCGATTCTTGTTATCGATTCACGCACTCCAGACTGGGTCGCCAAAGGTACCATACCGAGTGCGATTAATATTCCTTGGACAAAACTGTTTCCTCAGGCGGAGTCCTATGAGCCGTTTGAAGTCGAGGGGATTTTATCACTGCAGTTCGGTGCGACACTGGCGGATAACATCTGGGATTTTTCCAATGCCAAAACACTGGTCATGTTCTGTAACGGTCCATGGTGCGGCCAATCGCCAACCAATATCAAAGCGTTGGTGAATTTGGGTTATCCGGCACATAAAATCTTCTGGTATCGAGGCGGTATGCAGGCATGGCAGGCCGCCGGCTTGACCACTGTGGCTCCGTAAAATAATAAAATAACTGTTGTAGAAGGACATGAACAGGTGAAAAGCTGGATTGGCTTATGTTGGGCTTTCTTGTTTTCGCTGCAGGCAAATGCGGCGGAAAGTCTTGTTTTGCCAATTGAAAGCGGCGAAGAAGTCGCGGTAAATATCTATCCACCGACCTTTTCCGATTCTGAAAAACCTTTACTGATTTGGTTCACCGAGGGGTATGCGCATCGCAAAACCTTTAAAGAGCAACTTACCCGTTTTAATGATGTCGGTTATGAAATCTGGCAGGTCGATCTGTTGGAGTCCTATTTTCTTGAACGTACTCCGGTCAATATCCGAGGCTTGAGTGGTGCCGGGGTCGCTGCGGTTTTGGTATATGCCAATCAAACGGATCGCCCCTTTGTGGTCATCAGTTCGGGGCGCATGAATCTTGCGATGTTCCGCGGGGTGCGTCTATGGCAGCTGGAACATCAGCCGG
Above is a window of Thiomicrorhabdus sediminis DNA encoding:
- a CDS encoding diguanylate cyclase — protein: MSTFFSFARFKTLLSLSLLLWLAWSTHAYAQVSTEAPTIDWQLYSIDDNQRFNEDYPEGVQYLPKADNISLVGGHYLYAGDFSVDKAGYYVIDFKNTSAIDWFVLYLYDSQNTLIAKAEGGIGNDADNPFFMRHGRKFDLPAGQYQLIAEVNSPYYIAQPEPYINRLDAYQKQIRLGDAIVLIGIGIFLAMGIYYGALSFVSSRKTEIFYALFIFSNLLFNSGAHLLLSQVFGWHNFYLVSFPILISNLIYILFVMRLLEIHQAKNKRLYHLGNGALALLALFALYGMLNPNWINEMARFGVWVFLLYGLIAGIGRSMQGSVVARLYLVALSAFIGLASMATIPTTLSSNSINVEHYGLAAIAVEIVLLALVLTYQVGELYRERMNILLRLDRSKKMAHTDAATQIPNRYALEIALASFDQHSSLIYIDMDNLKYYNDRYGHAKGDEMLAMFAKLMLKGLGNNGCIYRVGGDEFAVTCPDGNVTRVELLITRVIEQMQEGGFKDAGASYGVAYMHEVANTSDLKHLADLRMYERKQQRQN
- a CDS encoding CPXCG motif-containing cysteine-rich protein; amino-acid sequence: MQAITTLTVRCPYCGEIIEAVIDCSVAQQEYIEDCEVCCRPIVFKVSINESGEPDVAVFSEND
- a CDS encoding MBL fold metallo-hydrolase is translated as MASQFELLVLGSGAGASAVYDNLTSSSFMLCHKGEPFCLVDLGLGVGQAVLQYFGCFPKQVIISHNHSDHAGDLPVVLRVELAQENKMRVICHANVAQRLKSSRIAEHLEQLSADELASWQALDDNQSVAIGHGLSIEFFPGVHSETSYGFVLTDDVGTKRLSYSADSTLCLSLYETLSQAEVFIMDARAQENRWHASFAEVKPWLTDKRYILGHGLTPEEAQRQYPDLPLLLAGQRIQF
- a CDS encoding rhodanese-like domain-containing protein — translated: MCSKSNKLYLVILSLLFSIPAFASEELEVKITDKLAQLEVIHNGKPVVIQRNQDQGNMIDEDFALTSRACPPFCLQPMNLLPGVKTIGELELLELLEKKAKGDKSILVIDSRTPDWVAKGTIPSAINIPWTKLFPQAESYEPFEVEGILSLQFGATLADNIWDFSNAKTLVMFCNGPWCGQSPTNIKALVNLGYPAHKIFWYRGGMQAWQAAGLTTVAP
- a CDS encoding BCCT family transporter, encoding MQDEQPLIDTDYEVGQDNVQVLGLDIHNPVFLASSALILTFVVATLMVPEAANNTLNAAKTWSIENFDWLFMIGGNIFVLFSLFIILSPMGRIRLGGKQAKPQYSRLSWFSMLFAAGMGIGLMFWSVAEPLAYYTDWWGTPLNVDPNTPQAADMAMGATMFHWGLHPWAMYGIVGLALGFFAYNHDLPFTVRSTFYPLLGERVWGPIGDFIDILAVLATIFGLATSLGFGAQQAAGGIEYLFDIPATTNVQIAIIIGVTAIAIFSVMRGVNGGVRVLSNINMSMAALLLLFVLIVGPTLAILGTIYSTTTSYATEILSLSNWIGREDDKFYTGWTVFYWAWWISWSPFVGIFIARISKGRTIREFLIAVMLVPTVVSIIWMSVFGGSVLEQVQAGVGPLADGLDKVELAMFQMLHELPLAQITSFVAIVLVLVFFITSSDSGSLVIDSITAGGQTKTPYTQRVFWAVLEGIIAGALLFIGGKEALSALQAGAITTGLPFTIVLLAMCVSLYIGLRHEVKNNL
- a CDS encoding host attachment protein; translation: MSKIIGYVLLADLGKIKVFTIQQTEQKTVSLQAYQSIESIEGHGKLSEIYSDKSGDYNNSTAGGSSSYETKSDLERTNRVVDGLAEFINQFAEQNKEKLYLSLSSPIHAQVEKKLKTSTTEKIKAFLTKDLTKQNVDTVMQAFAL
- a CDS encoding cold-shock protein; this translates as MSNTVTGTVKWFNETKGFGFIAQESGPDVFAHFSAIQGDGFKTLAEGQQVEFSVTQGPKGPQAENIVAV